One window of the Candidatus Eisenbacteria bacterium genome contains the following:
- a CDS encoding ferredoxin family protein: MANTETRCEPDAGRVVPSIDRDRCEAKADCVAVCPFDVFEVRTLTPEERTPLSILGRLKLLVHGGKQAFAVRAEACHACGRCVVACPEGAISLIDR; the protein is encoded by the coding sequence ATGGCGAACACCGAGACACGCTGCGAGCCCGACGCGGGGCGCGTCGTCCCCTCGATCGATCGCGACCGGTGCGAGGCCAAGGCCGATTGCGTCGCCGTCTGTCCGTTCGACGTCTTCGAGGTGCGGACGCTCACCCCCGAGGAGCGGACCCCGCTCTCGATCCTCGGGCGCCTGAAGCTGCTCGTCCACGGCGGCAAGCAGGCGTTCGCGGTGCGGGCGGAGGCCTGCCACGCCTGCGGCCGGTGCGTCGTCGCCTGCCCCGAGGGGGCGATCTCCCTCATCGATCGGTAG
- a CDS encoding AsmA-like C-terminal region-containing protein has protein sequence MRRLVLIGAILVGLALAAVALVVANLQRIVDANRERIVAEMSAGFGRPVEVGRVTVGLRGGVGVRLEQLRIADDPAFSKDPFVVADAVHAMVRVWPLLEGRVEVRRVNVDAPHITLIRTPEGLNVDSLGRRAATPKDPSPGAGGAGGGASGVPAIAVGLLNIRDGVVRFVDRSGAAPVEHTIAPLHLALSDVGQTTPVRVELEATLQGEPATRVRLTGEVGPVGEPPFARDVPVETHLAVHGPLLEVADLLTTGTVRRDDAGRPVASVRVRAAALEANGVALGNLELDASEQERVATIERLAVQLFGGAVEGHGRIDYRSGAPTVALEGTAKGLAVEQLLAAGGSPAAARVRGRLDANGSVAATAGDARVVRQTFTADGHAEIRNGTIRELNLADGVLTGVTGMGGLVTLVPPRIRDRYPDIFATDDTRFTQLSADAQIASARIHMDPFVVSAEDYTIRGKGVVTFDQHVDATATLSASERLTRDIIGAFKEASLITDDAGRIAIPFRVTGTMPNVRPRPDEEFVGRVVRKVFTADSVEHLLGGGGDGKSGDKKGSTVDRLKRGLDKLFR, from the coding sequence ATGCGACGCCTCGTCCTGATCGGCGCGATCCTCGTCGGGCTCGCGCTCGCCGCGGTCGCGCTGGTCGTCGCCAACCTGCAGCGGATCGTCGATGCCAACCGCGAGCGGATCGTGGCCGAGATGTCGGCCGGATTCGGGCGCCCGGTCGAGGTCGGACGCGTCACGGTCGGGCTCCGGGGGGGCGTCGGGGTGCGCCTCGAGCAGCTTCGCATCGCCGACGATCCCGCCTTCTCGAAGGATCCCTTCGTCGTCGCCGACGCCGTACACGCGATGGTTCGCGTGTGGCCGCTCCTCGAGGGCAGGGTCGAGGTTCGGCGCGTGAACGTCGACGCCCCGCACATCACGCTGATCCGGACGCCGGAGGGACTGAACGTCGACTCGCTCGGCCGTCGCGCGGCGACGCCGAAGGATCCATCCCCGGGCGCCGGCGGCGCCGGCGGCGGGGCGAGCGGAGTCCCCGCGATCGCCGTCGGGCTCCTCAACATCCGTGACGGCGTCGTCCGCTTCGTCGATCGCTCCGGTGCGGCGCCCGTCGAGCACACGATCGCGCCGCTGCACCTGGCGCTCTCGGACGTCGGCCAGACGACGCCGGTGCGCGTCGAGCTGGAAGCGACGCTGCAAGGCGAGCCCGCGACGCGCGTGCGCCTCACGGGCGAGGTGGGGCCGGTCGGGGAGCCGCCGTTCGCGCGCGACGTGCCCGTCGAAACGCATCTCGCGGTGCACGGCCCGCTGCTCGAGGTCGCCGATCTCCTGACGACGGGCACCGTCCGTCGCGACGACGCCGGGCGCCCCGTCGCCAGCGTGCGGGTGCGCGCCGCGGCGCTCGAGGCGAACGGGGTCGCGCTCGGGAACCTCGAGCTCGACGCGAGCGAGCAGGAGCGCGTGGCGACGATCGAGCGGCTCGCCGTCCAGCTCTTCGGCGGTGCGGTCGAGGGACACGGCCGCATCGACTACCGCAGCGGCGCCCCGACGGTCGCGCTCGAGGGTACGGCCAAGGGCCTCGCGGTCGAGCAGCTCCTCGCCGCCGGGGGCTCGCCCGCGGCCGCGCGCGTGCGCGGGCGGCTCGACGCGAACGGCAGCGTGGCCGCGACGGCCGGCGATGCCAGGGTGGTGCGCCAGACGTTCACCGCCGACGGCCACGCCGAGATTCGCAACGGCACCATTCGCGAGCTGAACCTGGCCGACGGCGTCCTCACCGGCGTGACGGGCATGGGGGGCCTGGTGACCCTCGTTCCGCCGCGGATCCGCGATCGGTATCCGGACATCTTCGCGACCGACGACACCCGCTTCACACAGCTCTCGGCCGACGCGCAGATCGCGAGCGCCCGCATCCACATGGATCCGTTCGTCGTGTCGGCCGAAGACTACACCATCCGCGGCAAGGGCGTCGTCACGTTCGACCAGCACGTCGACGCCACGGCGACGCTTTCGGCCTCCGAGCGCCTGACCCGCGACATCATCGGTGCCTTCAAGGAGGCGAGCCTCATCACCGACGACGCCGGGCGCATCGCGATCCCGTTCCGGGTGACGGGCACGATGCCGAACGTGCGCCCGCGTCCCGACGAGGAGTTCGTCGGCCGCGTCGTGCGCAAGGTCTTCACTGCCGACTCCGTCGAGCATCTGCTCGGCGGCGGCGGCGACGGCAAGTCGGGCGACAAGAAGGGCTCCACCGTCGACCGCCTAAAGCGGGGCCTCGACAAGCTCTTCCGTTGA
- a CDS encoding GAF domain-containing protein — MSSLAERLDVLCEVNRRLATFASLDELLAYATRCTRELFEAEGCALLLLDEARKEFRFPVASQSAASHVSSEGLRDIHFPATQGIAGWVLAHGEPIVIDDAQHDPRFFPGVDAATGTTTKVVLCAPLRTSQGTIGVIEVINPRGRGEGDLKFLEALGSDVAVAHEKAALYAALRQEVMGLRRLAWLGGVTLGVLGLGLMGAAFVANMASALPLSEFVTAPGALLGLLVGAAGLLLAIGVRSVPSAS, encoded by the coding sequence GTGTCCTCGCTCGCGGAGCGGCTCGACGTCCTGTGCGAGGTGAACCGCCGCCTGGCCACGTTCGCGAGCCTGGATGAGCTGCTGGCCTACGCGACCAGGTGCACGCGTGAGCTGTTCGAGGCCGAGGGCTGCGCGCTGCTCCTGCTCGACGAGGCGCGCAAGGAGTTCCGCTTCCCGGTCGCGAGCCAGAGCGCTGCGAGCCACGTCTCGTCGGAGGGCCTGCGCGACATCCACTTTCCGGCCACGCAAGGCATCGCCGGGTGGGTGCTCGCCCATGGCGAGCCGATCGTCATCGACGATGCGCAGCACGACCCGCGCTTCTTTCCCGGTGTCGATGCGGCGACCGGCACGACGACGAAGGTCGTGCTCTGCGCGCCGCTGCGGACGAGCCAGGGGACGATCGGCGTGATCGAGGTCATCAACCCCCGCGGTCGCGGGGAAGGGGACCTCAAGTTCCTCGAGGCGCTCGGCAGCGACGTGGCGGTGGCGCACGAGAAGGCGGCGCTGTACGCCGCGCTCCGGCAGGAGGTGATGGGGCTCCGCCGTCTCGCCTGGCTCGGCGGCGTGACGCTCGGCGTCCTCGGCCTCGGGCTCATGGGGGCGGCTTTCGTCGCGAACATGGCGAGCGCCCTGCCACTGAGCGAGTTCGTGACCGCGCCCGGGGCGCTGCTGGGTCTGCTCGTGGGTGCGGCGGGGCTGCTGCTGGCGATCGGCGTGCGTAGCGTGCCGAGCGCGTCGTAA
- a CDS encoding L-dopachrome tautomerase-related protein, with protein MKAGVLGALALAIVAAACGPRGRLEDRTTAPSIPSSAIEKVVDLDYPPGNIAVSDTGRIFFTLHPDGSPPAQVHELVDGKPVPYPSADYHDYQSVLALRIDRKGRLWALDYANYGRGQPRILAFDLATNEEVHRYDFPPEAAGFLSMLNDFQVDPDGRFIYIAEASPIRQTPAIIVYDSVEKKSRRLLDGHPSLLPKDYLIQAPGRDMIVLGFYALHIGIDTIALDRTGAWLFYGPVNGDRLYRIATNDLRDESLSRATLESRVENYGPKPLTDGATTDDARNVYLTDMEHSAVLVLGTDGRLRTLVKDPMLRWPDGLSFGPDGWLYLTCSSLQDVLFVSNATMRAHAPYQIFRFKPGATAPAGQ; from the coding sequence GTGAAGGCGGGAGTCCTCGGGGCACTCGCGCTCGCCATCGTCGCCGCGGCTTGCGGGCCGCGCGGCCGGCTCGAAGATCGGACGACCGCCCCCTCGATTCCGTCCTCGGCGATCGAGAAGGTCGTCGATCTCGACTACCCGCCCGGCAACATCGCGGTGTCCGACACGGGCCGGATCTTCTTCACGCTCCATCCCGACGGCAGCCCGCCCGCGCAGGTGCACGAGCTCGTCGACGGCAAGCCGGTCCCGTATCCGTCCGCCGACTACCACGACTACCAGAGCGTGCTGGCGCTCCGCATCGATCGGAAGGGGCGTCTGTGGGCGCTCGACTACGCGAACTACGGCCGCGGCCAGCCGCGCATCCTCGCCTTCGATCTCGCGACGAACGAGGAGGTCCATCGCTACGACTTCCCGCCGGAGGCGGCCGGGTTCCTGTCGATGCTGAACGACTTCCAGGTCGATCCGGACGGTCGCTTCATCTACATCGCCGAGGCGAGCCCGATCCGGCAGACGCCCGCCATCATCGTGTACGACAGCGTCGAGAAGAAGAGCCGCCGCCTCCTCGACGGCCATCCGTCGCTGCTACCCAAGGACTACCTGATCCAGGCGCCGGGGCGCGACATGATCGTGCTCGGCTTCTACGCGTTGCACATCGGCATCGACACGATCGCCCTCGATCGCACGGGCGCGTGGCTGTTCTACGGGCCGGTGAACGGCGACCGCCTGTACCGCATCGCCACGAACGACCTGCGCGACGAGTCGCTCTCCCGAGCGACGCTCGAGTCGCGGGTCGAGAACTACGGGCCGAAGCCGCTCACGGACGGCGCCACGACCGACGACGCCCGCAACGTGTACCTGACCGACATGGAGCACTCGGCCGTGTTGGTGCTCGGCACCGACGGCCGGCTCCGCACGCTCGTGAAGGATCCGATGCTGCGCTGGCCCGACGGGCTCTCGTTCGGACCCGACGGCTGGCTCTATCTCACCTGCAGCTCGCTCCAGGACGTGCTCTTCGTCTCGAACGCGACCATGCGCGCCCACGCGCCGTATCAGATCTTCCGCTTCAAGCCCGGCGCGACCGCGCCAGCGGGCCAGTGA
- a CDS encoding DUF1499 domain-containing protein, with translation MRSFIGFLAVLAMLVGPLLSHFALTRPLTGFAVFAVGGIVATLVGLWSLVQLVRGRGLTTGGALGVLAGFAFFAIASQGRGQPRINDFTTDTADPPVFVFATNLGPNVGRDMGYPAAFAAVQQVCCSDLRPAKVAGPPNVAYQRALRVASDMPAWRVTRADAANFAIEAVATTKVFRFEDDVVIRIRPEPDGTSRVDVRSKSRDGKGDIGANTLRIHQYVDRLEAAK, from the coding sequence ATGCGCAGCTTCATCGGATTTCTGGCCGTCCTCGCCATGCTGGTCGGGCCGCTGCTCTCCCACTTCGCGCTCACGCGGCCGCTCACGGGCTTCGCCGTCTTCGCTGTGGGCGGCATCGTGGCGACGCTGGTGGGCCTCTGGAGCCTCGTGCAGCTCGTGCGCGGGCGGGGCCTCACCACCGGGGGCGCGCTCGGGGTCCTCGCGGGCTTCGCGTTCTTCGCGATCGCGAGCCAGGGCCGGGGGCAGCCCCGGATCAACGACTTCACGACCGACACGGCCGATCCGCCGGTCTTCGTGTTCGCCACCAATCTCGGGCCGAACGTCGGCCGCGACATGGGCTATCCGGCGGCCTTCGCCGCCGTCCAGCAGGTGTGCTGCAGCGACCTGCGTCCCGCCAAGGTCGCGGGGCCACCGAACGTCGCGTACCAGCGTGCGCTGCGCGTCGCGAGCGACATGCCGGCGTGGCGCGTGACGCGCGCGGACGCCGCGAACTTCGCGATCGAGGCCGTCGCGACCACCAAGGTGTTCCGCTTCGAGGACGACGTCGTCATCCGCATCCGTCCCGAACCGGACGGGACGTCGCGCGTCGACGTGCGGTCGAAGTCGCGCGACGGGAAGGGGGACATCGGGGCGAACACGCTCCGGATCCACCAGTACGTGGATCGCCTCGAGGCTGCGAAGTGA